One genomic region from Burkholderia latens encodes:
- a CDS encoding DUF4870 family protein → MTDTPSQFPTPSVPGAADAERLNGLRTLTHVLYGLYAIHWLTGGVTGIIAIIINYVKRGDVAGTPYADHFEWQIRTFWRALIAYVIGFALMFVVVGFAIMFVTWIWTLYRIIKGWLYLNDNKTLDPQAWF, encoded by the coding sequence ATGACCGATACGCCGAGCCAGTTTCCGACGCCGTCGGTGCCGGGCGCAGCAGACGCCGAGCGACTGAACGGTCTGCGCACGCTCACGCACGTGCTGTACGGCCTCTATGCGATTCATTGGCTGACGGGCGGCGTCACCGGCATCATCGCGATCATCATCAACTACGTGAAGCGCGGCGACGTGGCCGGCACGCCGTACGCCGACCATTTCGAGTGGCAGATCCGCACGTTCTGGCGCGCACTGATCGCATACGTGATCGGCTTCGCGCTGATGTTCGTGGTGGTTGGGTTCGCGATCATGTTTGTCACGTGGATCTGGACGCTGTACCGTATCATCAAGGGTTGGCTGTACCTGAACGACAACAAGACGCTCGATCCGCAGGCGTGGTTCTGA
- the hisI gene encoding phosphoribosyl-AMP cyclohydrolase, translating into MNTETKPLPAWLDKVRWDDNGLVPVIAQEASTNDVLMFAWMNRDALAKTIETQRAVYYSRSRKRLWFKGEESGHVQHVHEVRLDCDEDVVLLKVEQVSGIACHTGRHSCFFQKFEGNVDSGDWVAVDPVLKDPEHIYK; encoded by the coding sequence ATGAATACCGAAACGAAACCGCTGCCCGCGTGGCTCGACAAGGTCCGCTGGGACGACAACGGCCTCGTGCCGGTGATCGCGCAGGAAGCGTCGACGAACGACGTGCTGATGTTCGCGTGGATGAACCGCGATGCGCTCGCGAAGACGATCGAAACGCAGCGCGCGGTCTATTATTCGCGCTCGCGCAAGCGCCTGTGGTTCAAGGGCGAGGAGTCGGGCCACGTGCAGCACGTGCACGAGGTGCGGCTCGACTGCGACGAGGACGTCGTGCTGCTGAAGGTCGAGCAGGTGTCGGGCATCGCTTGCCACACCGGCCGGCATTCGTGCTTCTTCCAGAAATTCGAAGGCAACGTGGACAGCGGCGACTGGGTCGCGGTCGATCCGGTGCTGAAAGACCCCGAACACATCTACAAATGA
- the hisF gene encoding imidazole glycerol phosphate synthase subunit HisF, with translation MALAKRIIPCLDVTAGRVVKGVNFVELRDAGDPVEIARRYDEQGADELTFLDITATSDQRDLILPIIEAVASQVFIPLTVGGGVRAVEDVRRLLNAGADKVSMNSSAVANPQLVRDAADKYGSQCIVVAIDAKRVSADGEPPRWEVFTHGGRKNTGLDAIEWARKMAELGAGEILLTSMDRDGTKSGFDLALTRGVSDAVPVPVIASGGVGCLQDLADGIKEGRADAVLAASIFHYGEHTVGEAKRFMSDQGIAVRL, from the coding sequence ATGGCTCTAGCTAAACGCATCATCCCCTGCCTGGACGTGACCGCCGGGCGTGTCGTCAAGGGCGTCAACTTCGTCGAACTGCGCGATGCCGGCGACCCGGTCGAAATCGCGCGCCGCTACGACGAACAGGGCGCCGACGAACTGACGTTCCTCGACATCACCGCGACGTCCGACCAGCGCGACCTGATCCTGCCGATCATCGAAGCCGTCGCGTCGCAGGTCTTCATTCCGCTGACCGTCGGCGGCGGCGTGCGCGCCGTCGAGGACGTGCGGCGCCTGCTGAATGCGGGCGCTGACAAGGTCAGCATGAATTCTTCGGCGGTCGCGAACCCGCAGCTCGTGCGCGACGCCGCCGACAAGTACGGCTCGCAGTGCATCGTCGTCGCGATCGACGCGAAGCGCGTGTCCGCCGACGGCGAGCCGCCGCGCTGGGAAGTGTTCACGCATGGCGGCCGCAAGAACACGGGCCTCGACGCGATCGAATGGGCGCGCAAGATGGCCGAGCTCGGCGCGGGCGAGATCCTGCTCACGAGCATGGATCGCGACGGCACGAAGTCGGGCTTCGATCTCGCGCTCACGCGCGGCGTGTCGGATGCGGTGCCGGTGCCGGTGATCGCATCGGGCGGTGTCGGCTGCCTGCAGGATCTTGCGGACGGCATCAAGGAAGGCCGCGCCGACGCAGTGCTGGCCGCGAGCATCTTCCACTACGGCGAGCACACGGTCGGCGAGGCGAAGCGCTTCATGTCCGACCAGGGCATCGCGGTGAGGTTGTGA
- a CDS encoding histidine triad nucleotide-binding protein — MSHDPNCLFCKIAAGEIPSTKVHEDDEFVAFRDIRPAAETHVLVIPRRHVPTLSAATDADAPMLGRLMLLVARLADQLGVAYTGGETGFRTVINTGPGGGQEVYHLHAHILAGPRPWQRMG; from the coding sequence ATGAGTCACGATCCGAATTGCCTGTTCTGCAAGATCGCGGCGGGCGAGATCCCGAGCACGAAGGTGCACGAGGACGACGAATTCGTCGCGTTCCGCGACATCCGCCCGGCGGCCGAGACGCATGTGCTCGTGATTCCGCGCCGGCACGTGCCGACGCTGTCGGCAGCGACCGACGCCGATGCCCCGATGCTCGGCAGGCTGATGCTGCTCGTCGCGCGTCTGGCCGACCAGCTCGGCGTTGCGTACACGGGCGGCGAAACCGGTTTTCGCACGGTGATCAACACGGGCCCCGGCGGCGGGCAGGAGGTCTACCACCTGCACGCTCACATCCTGGCCGGCCCGCGCCCGTGGCAGCGAATGGGTTGA
- the tatB gene encoding Sec-independent protein translocase protein TatB: MLDLGLSKMALIGVVALVVLGPERLPRVARTAGALFGRAQRYINDVKAEVSREIELDALRTMKTDFETAARNVETTIHDNLREHEKELNDTWNSAVGGLNEGSVDAGTYGSDTPAAPSWRGGGTAVFARKRRNWRVKQAAMPVWYKRATTRRTHVQSGAARVARHQPASLRRPTRFF; the protein is encoded by the coding sequence ATGCTGGATCTCGGTCTTTCGAAGATGGCGCTGATCGGCGTCGTCGCGCTCGTGGTGCTCGGCCCTGAGCGCCTGCCGCGCGTCGCGCGTACGGCGGGCGCACTGTTCGGCCGCGCGCAGCGGTACATCAACGACGTGAAGGCCGAGGTCTCGCGCGAAATCGAACTCGACGCGCTGCGGACGATGAAGACCGATTTCGAAACGGCCGCACGCAATGTCGAGACGACGATTCACGACAACCTGCGCGAGCACGAGAAGGAACTGAACGACACGTGGAATTCCGCGGTCGGCGGTCTCAACGAAGGCTCGGTCGATGCCGGCACGTACGGCAGCGACACGCCCGCGGCGCCGTCCTGGCGTGGCGGCGGCACGGCCGTGTTCGCGCGCAAGCGTCGCAACTGGCGTGTCAAGCAGGCGGCGATGCCTGTCTGGTACAAGCGCGCGACGACCCGCCGCACGCACGTGCAGTCGGGCGCCGCGCGTGTCGCGCGCCACCAGCCGGCCAGCCTGCGCCGGCCGACGCGCTTCTTCTGA
- a CDS encoding Nif3-like dinuclear metal center hexameric protein: MDRIELELYLNNTLETARFKDYCPNGLQVEGRRKIEKIVTGVTASVALLEAALEWGADAVLVHHGYFWRNEAPQITGRKYQRLKLLLANDLNLFAFHLPLDAHPEFGNNAQLGQKLGLIGEQRFGDGDLGWMATLPMPVTLEHFVAKVENTVGRTPLVLGDPDMQLRRIAWCTGAAQSYFDAAIDAGADVFLTGEVSESVTHASAESGVAFVAAGHHATERYGIQALGRHLSEEFDIEHLFIDIHNPV; encoded by the coding sequence ATGGATCGGATCGAACTCGAATTGTACTTGAACAATACCCTTGAAACCGCGCGCTTCAAGGACTATTGCCCGAACGGCCTGCAGGTCGAGGGGCGCCGCAAGATCGAGAAGATCGTCACCGGCGTGACGGCGTCGGTTGCGCTGCTCGAAGCGGCGCTCGAATGGGGGGCGGATGCGGTGCTCGTCCACCACGGGTACTTCTGGCGCAACGAAGCGCCGCAGATCACCGGCCGCAAGTACCAGCGCCTGAAACTGCTGCTCGCGAACGACCTGAACCTGTTCGCGTTCCACCTGCCGCTCGACGCGCATCCCGAGTTCGGCAATAACGCGCAGCTCGGCCAGAAGCTCGGGCTGATCGGCGAACAGCGGTTCGGCGACGGCGATCTCGGCTGGATGGCCACGCTGCCGATGCCGGTCACGCTCGAGCACTTCGTCGCCAAGGTCGAGAACACCGTTGGCCGCACGCCGCTCGTGCTCGGCGATCCCGACATGCAGCTGCGCCGCATCGCGTGGTGCACGGGCGCCGCGCAGAGTTACTTCGACGCAGCGATCGACGCGGGCGCCGACGTGTTCCTGACCGGCGAGGTGTCGGAATCGGTCACGCACGCATCGGCCGAGAGCGGCGTCGCATTCGTTGCGGCGGGGCACCATGCGACCGAACGTTACGGAATTCAGGCACTTGGCCGCCACTTGTCGGAAGAATTCGATATCGAGCACCTTTTTATCGATATTCATAATCCGGTCTGA
- a CDS encoding Do family serine endopeptidase → MLRRFWLFFAQAVTVLLALMFIVVTLKPQWLQRQGQLGKQLATPIVALREVAPGIGGAPATTSYAEAAQKAMPAVVNVFSSKDGSLPPDPRAKDPLFRYFFGDRNARKHQDEPAANLGSGVIVSPEGYILTNQHVVDGADQIEVALADGRTATAKVIGSDPETDLAVLKINMTNLPTITLGRSDRSRVGDVVLAIGNPFGVGQTVTMGIISALGRNHLGINTFENFIQTDAPINPGNSGGALVDVNGNLLGINTAIYSRSGGSLGIGFAIPVSTARTVLESIITTGSVTRGWIGVEPQDVTPEIAESFGLQQKSGAIVAGVLQGGPADKAGIKPGDILVSVNGDEITDTTKLLNTVAQIKPGTPTKVHVVRKGKEFDVNVVIGKRPPPPKQTLDEQDSDSE, encoded by the coding sequence ATGCTTAGACGCTTCTGGCTGTTCTTCGCGCAGGCGGTGACCGTACTGCTCGCGCTGATGTTCATCGTCGTGACGCTCAAGCCGCAATGGCTGCAACGGCAAGGACAGCTCGGCAAGCAGCTCGCCACGCCGATCGTCGCGCTGCGGGAAGTCGCGCCGGGCATCGGCGGCGCACCGGCGACCACGTCGTACGCCGAAGCCGCCCAAAAGGCGATGCCTGCCGTCGTCAACGTGTTCTCCAGCAAGGACGGTTCGCTGCCGCCCGATCCGCGCGCGAAAGACCCGCTGTTCCGCTATTTCTTCGGCGACCGCAACGCTCGCAAGCACCAGGACGAACCGGCAGCCAACCTCGGCTCCGGCGTTATCGTGAGCCCGGAAGGTTACATTCTAACGAACCAGCACGTCGTCGACGGCGCCGACCAGATCGAAGTCGCGCTCGCCGACGGCCGCACCGCCACCGCGAAGGTGATCGGAAGCGACCCGGAAACCGACCTCGCGGTGCTGAAGATCAACATGACGAACCTGCCGACGATCACGCTCGGCCGCTCCGATCGATCGCGCGTCGGCGACGTCGTGCTCGCGATCGGCAACCCGTTCGGCGTCGGCCAGACGGTCACGATGGGGATCATCAGCGCGCTCGGCCGCAATCACCTTGGCATCAACACGTTCGAGAACTTCATCCAGACCGACGCGCCGATCAACCCCGGCAACTCGGGCGGTGCGCTGGTCGACGTGAACGGCAACCTGCTCGGCATCAACACGGCGATCTACTCGCGCTCCGGCGGCTCGCTCGGGATCGGCTTTGCGATCCCCGTGTCGACCGCGCGCACCGTGCTCGAAAGCATCATCACGACGGGCTCGGTCACGCGCGGCTGGATCGGCGTCGAGCCACAGGACGTCACGCCGGAAATCGCCGAGTCGTTCGGGCTGCAGCAGAAGTCGGGCGCGATCGTTGCGGGTGTGCTGCAAGGCGGCCCGGCCGACAAGGCCGGGATCAAGCCAGGCGACATCCTGGTCAGCGTGAACGGCGACGAAATCACCGATACGACGAAGCTGCTGAACACCGTCGCACAGATCAAGCCGGGCACACCGACCAAGGTGCATGTCGTGCGCAAGGGCAAGGAGTTCGACGTGAACGTCGTGATCGGCAAGCGTCCGCCGCCGCCGAAGCAGACCCTCGACGAGCAGGACAGCGACTCCGAATAA
- the tatC gene encoding twin-arginine translocase subunit TatC, whose translation MSDPQQNPGDAPEETFISHLVELRDRIIRAGLAVIVVFLGLVYWAPDIFRLLARPLMENLPKGGRMIVTDVTGSFFVPMKVTMLVALVIALPIVLYQIWAFVAPGLYQHEKKLVAPLVGSSYFLFLCGMAFAYFLVFPTIFRVMAHYNAPLGAEMSTDIDNYLSFVLGMFIAFGVTFEVPIVVVLLVRMGVLSLKKLKEMRPYVIVGAFVVAAVVTPPDVFSQLMLALPLVVLFEIGLLAARFFVPKPAEEPEAENNGAAS comes from the coding sequence GTGAGCGACCCCCAGCAGAATCCGGGCGACGCCCCGGAAGAAACCTTCATTTCCCATCTCGTCGAGCTTCGCGATCGCATCATTCGCGCGGGGCTGGCCGTGATCGTCGTGTTCCTCGGGCTCGTGTACTGGGCGCCCGACATCTTCAGGCTGCTTGCTCGGCCGTTGATGGAAAACCTGCCGAAGGGCGGCAGGATGATCGTCACCGACGTCACCGGCTCGTTCTTCGTGCCGATGAAGGTCACGATGCTCGTCGCGCTCGTGATCGCGCTGCCGATCGTGCTGTACCAGATCTGGGCGTTCGTCGCGCCGGGGCTGTACCAGCATGAGAAGAAGCTCGTCGCGCCGCTCGTCGGAAGCAGCTACTTCCTGTTCCTGTGCGGGATGGCGTTCGCGTACTTCCTTGTATTCCCGACCATCTTCCGCGTGATGGCGCACTACAACGCGCCGCTCGGCGCGGAGATGTCGACCGACATCGACAACTATCTGAGCTTCGTGCTCGGGATGTTCATCGCGTTCGGCGTCACGTTCGAGGTGCCGATCGTCGTCGTGCTGCTCGTCCGGATGGGTGTGCTGTCGCTGAAGAAGCTGAAGGAGATGCGGCCGTACGTGATCGTTGGTGCGTTCGTCGTCGCGGCGGTCGTCACGCCGCCGGATGTATTCTCGCAGTTGATGCTGGCGCTGCCGCTCGTCGTGTTGTTCGAGATCGGGCTGCTGGCCGCGCGATTCTTCGTGCCGAAGCCGGCCGAAGAACCGGAAGCCGAGAACAACGGCGCCGCAAGCTGA
- a CDS encoding cytochrome b, which translates to MAVDNKEVSTTGVTGWIDQRFPLTSTWKKHVSEYYAPKNFNFWYFFGSLALLVLVNQIVTGIFLTMNYKPDSLLAFASVEYIMREVPWGWLIRYMHSTGASMFFVVVYLHMFRGLMYGSYRKPRELVWIFGCAIFLCLMAEAFFGYLLPWGQMSFWGAQVIVNLFSAIPFVGPDLSLWIRGDYVVSDVTLNRFFAFHVIAIPLVLVGLVVAHLVALHEVGSNNPDGIEIKAKKDANGNPLDGIPFHPYYSVHDFFGVCVFLMVFAVIVFFAPEMGGYFLESNNFVPANPLQTPPEIAPVWYFTAFYAMLRATTDPFKIVLMIVIALLGVLALIRARGKWKIGLPVLAAAIVVFMFLTESKFWGVVVMGSAVITLFFLPWLDRSPVKSIRYRPLFHKVFLGIFVAAFLTLAFLGTRPPSPAATLIAQGCALIYFAFFLGMPVWTPLGTFKQPPERVRFKPH; encoded by the coding sequence ATGGCAGTCGACAACAAGGAAGTCTCCACGACAGGTGTCACCGGCTGGATCGACCAGCGCTTCCCGCTCACGTCGACCTGGAAAAAGCACGTTTCCGAGTACTACGCGCCGAAGAACTTCAACTTCTGGTACTTCTTCGGTTCGCTCGCGCTGCTGGTGCTCGTCAACCAGATCGTCACGGGCATCTTCCTGACGATGAACTACAAGCCCGACTCCCTGCTCGCATTCGCGTCGGTCGAGTACATCATGCGCGAAGTGCCCTGGGGCTGGCTGATCCGCTACATGCACTCGACCGGGGCGTCGATGTTCTTCGTCGTCGTCTACCTGCACATGTTCCGCGGGCTGATGTACGGGTCGTACCGGAAGCCGCGCGAGCTCGTGTGGATTTTCGGTTGCGCGATCTTTCTGTGCCTGATGGCAGAAGCGTTCTTCGGTTACCTGCTGCCGTGGGGCCAGATGTCGTTCTGGGGCGCGCAGGTGATCGTGAACCTGTTCTCGGCGATTCCATTCGTCGGTCCGGACCTGTCGTTGTGGATCCGCGGCGACTACGTCGTGTCCGACGTTACGCTGAACCGCTTCTTCGCATTCCACGTGATCGCGATTCCGCTCGTGCTGGTCGGCCTCGTCGTCGCGCATCTGGTCGCGCTGCATGAAGTGGGGTCGAACAACCCGGACGGCATCGAGATCAAGGCAAAGAAGGACGCGAACGGCAATCCGCTCGACGGCATCCCGTTCCATCCGTACTACTCGGTGCACGACTTCTTCGGCGTTTGCGTGTTCCTGATGGTGTTCGCGGTGATCGTGTTCTTCGCGCCGGAGATGGGCGGTTACTTCCTCGAGTCGAACAACTTCGTGCCGGCGAACCCGCTGCAGACACCGCCTGAGATCGCGCCGGTGTGGTACTTCACCGCGTTCTACGCGATGCTGCGCGCGACCACCGATCCGTTCAAGATCGTGCTGATGATCGTGATCGCGCTGCTGGGGGTGCTCGCGCTGATTCGCGCGCGCGGCAAGTGGAAGATCGGCCTGCCCGTGCTGGCCGCGGCGATCGTCGTGTTCATGTTCCTGACGGAATCGAAGTTCTGGGGTGTCGTGGTGATGGGCTCGGCGGTGATCACGCTGTTCTTCCTGCCGTGGCTCGACCGCAGCCCGGTGAAGTCGATCCGCTACCGGCCGTTGTTCCACAAGGTGTTCCTCGGGATCTTCGTGGCGGCGTTCCTGACCCTCGCGTTCCTCGGCACACGGCCGCCGTCGCCGGCCGCGACGCTGATTGCGCAGGGTTGCGCGCTGATCTACTTCGCGTTCTTCCTCGGCATGCCCGTCTGGACGCCGCTTGGCACGTTCAAGCAGCCGCCGGAACGGGTGCGCTTCAAGCCCCATTAA
- the tatA gene encoding Sec-independent protein translocase subunit TatA, with protein MGGLSIWHWLIVLLIVALVFGTKKLRNIGNDLGSAVKGFKDGMKEGDTPADAQQLPRSGSVDVNAKETTRSDSNKA; from the coding sequence ATGGGTGGATTGAGCATTTGGCACTGGCTGATCGTGCTGCTGATCGTCGCGCTGGTTTTCGGTACGAAGAAGCTGCGCAACATCGGCAACGACCTCGGCAGCGCCGTGAAGGGTTTCAAGGACGGCATGAAGGAAGGCGACACGCCGGCAGACGCGCAGCAACTGCCGCGTTCGGGCTCGGTCGACGTCAACGCGAAGGAAACGACGCGTTCCGACTCGAACAAGGCTTGA
- a CDS encoding ClpXP protease specificity-enhancing factor — protein sequence MQEISTKPYLLRALYEWCTDNGYTPHIAVRVDNSTRVPRQFVRDGEIVLNISFEATSQLQMGNEWIEFTARFSGKAHKIEIPVANVLAIYARENGQGMAFQVDAVAGEGADSGAFEDEAEHAEDAPRDESPAVLTPVADGGANEEPSEGADEPPKTDGDGSKGGSRPRLKIVK from the coding sequence ATGCAAGAGATTTCAACGAAGCCTTATCTGCTGCGCGCGCTGTACGAGTGGTGCACCGATAACGGCTACACGCCGCATATCGCGGTGAGGGTCGACAACTCGACGCGCGTGCCGCGACAGTTCGTGCGTGACGGCGAGATCGTGCTCAACATCAGCTTCGAGGCGACGAGCCAGCTGCAGATGGGCAACGAGTGGATCGAGTTCACTGCCCGGTTCTCCGGGAAGGCGCACAAGATCGAGATTCCGGTCGCAAACGTGCTCGCGATCTATGCGCGGGAGAACGGGCAGGGAATGGCGTTCCAGGTCGATGCGGTGGCGGGCGAGGGTGCGGATTCGGGGGCGTTCGAAGACGAAGCCGAGCACGCGGAAGATGCGCCGCGCGATGAGTCGCCTGCCGTGTTGACGCCGGTCGCCGATGGCGGCGCGAACGAGGAGCCGTCCGAAGGTGCCGACGAACCGCCGAAAACCGATGGCGACGGCTCGAAAGGTGGCAGCAGACCTCGCCTCAAGATCGTGAAATGA
- the petA gene encoding ubiquinol-cytochrome c reductase iron-sulfur subunit: MRDKEEKRVDSGRRTWLIATSVAGGVGGVATVIPFAASLAPSAKAKAAGAPVEVDISGLKPGEMVTVPWRGKPVWILNRTDDMLADVVKADKEVADPTTKSPYSMPLPAYCANEYRARADRKNILVVMAVCTHLGCTPSQRFTPGPQPNLPDDWPGGFLCPCHGSTYDLAGRVFKNKPAPQNLDIPPYMFTSATTLVIGKDEKGEA, translated from the coding sequence ATGCGAGACAAGGAAGAGAAACGCGTCGACAGCGGCCGCCGTACCTGGCTGATTGCGACATCCGTAGCAGGTGGCGTGGGAGGCGTAGCCACCGTCATACCTTTCGCGGCGTCGCTTGCGCCGTCCGCGAAAGCGAAAGCGGCCGGTGCGCCGGTCGAAGTCGACATCAGCGGCCTGAAGCCCGGCGAGATGGTGACCGTGCCGTGGCGCGGCAAGCCGGTCTGGATCCTGAACCGCACCGACGACATGCTGGCCGACGTCGTCAAGGCCGACAAGGAAGTGGCCGATCCGACCACGAAATCTCCGTATTCGATGCCGTTGCCCGCGTATTGCGCGAACGAATATCGCGCGCGGGCCGATCGCAAGAACATTCTCGTCGTGATGGCCGTATGTACGCACCTCGGCTGCACGCCTAGTCAACGCTTCACGCCGGGTCCGCAGCCGAACCTGCCGGACGACTGGCCGGGCGGTTTCCTGTGCCCGTGTCACGGTTCGACCTACGACCTCGCCGGCCGCGTGTTCAAGAACAAGCCGGCGCCTCAGAATCTCGACATCCCGCCCTACATGTTCACGTCGGCGACGACCCTCGTGATCGGCAAGGACGAGAAAGGAGAAGCGTGA
- a CDS encoding glutathione S-transferase N-terminal domain-containing protein codes for MMVLYSGTTCPFSQRCRLVLFEKGMDFEIRDVDLFNKPEDISVMNPYGQVPILVERDLILYESNIINEYIDERFPHPQLMPADPVQRARARLFLLNFEKELFVHVSTLENEKGKAAEKNHEKARLAIRDRLTQLAPIFVKNKYMLGEEFSMLDVAIAPLLWRLDHYGIELSKNAAPLMKYAERIFSRPAYIEALTPSEKVMRR; via the coding sequence ATGATGGTTCTGTATTCCGGCACAACTTGCCCGTTCTCCCAGCGTTGCCGGCTGGTGCTGTTCGAGAAGGGCATGGACTTCGAGATCCGCGACGTCGACCTGTTCAACAAGCCGGAAGACATCTCGGTGATGAACCCGTACGGTCAGGTGCCGATTCTGGTCGAGCGCGACCTGATCTTGTATGAATCGAACATCATCAACGAATACATCGACGAGCGCTTCCCGCATCCGCAACTGATGCCGGCTGATCCGGTGCAGCGCGCGCGCGCGCGCCTGTTCCTGCTCAATTTCGAGAAGGAACTGTTCGTTCACGTCAGCACGCTCGAGAACGAGAAGGGCAAGGCCGCCGAGAAGAACCACGAGAAGGCGCGCCTGGCGATCCGCGATCGCCTGACGCAGCTCGCGCCGATCTTCGTGAAGAACAAGTACATGCTCGGCGAGGAGTTCTCGATGCTCGACGTCGCGATTGCGCCGCTGCTGTGGCGTCTCGATCACTACGGGATCGAGCTGTCGAAGAACGCTGCGCCGCTGATGAAGTACGCCGAGCGAATCTTCAGCCGTCCGGCGTATATCGAAGCACTGACGCCGTCCGAAAAGGTCATGCGTCGTTGA
- a CDS encoding cytochrome c1 — protein sequence MKKLLSTLALIGATAVALLAAPAVRAEGHFPLDRAPDNTENLVSLQHGAQLFVNYCLNCHSANLMRYNRLTDLGISQKEIEKNLLFTTDKVGNTMSVAMRPEDAKNWLGTTPPDLSVEERARGRDWLYTYLRSFYRDDTRPTGWNNAVFENVGMPHVLWQLQGQRTAKFEDKTDEETGEKVHTLVGFQQVTPGTLSSPDYDAAVADLVAYMTWMSEPAQQTRKRLGVWVLVFLGVLTFLAWRLNAAYWKDIK from the coding sequence ATGAAGAAACTGCTTTCGACGCTCGCGCTGATCGGGGCGACGGCCGTGGCGCTGCTGGCGGCGCCGGCCGTGCGCGCGGAAGGTCATTTTCCGCTCGACCGGGCGCCCGATAACACGGAAAATCTCGTTTCGCTTCAGCACGGCGCGCAATTGTTTGTAAACTATTGCCTGAACTGCCACAGCGCGAACCTGATGCGCTACAACCGTCTGACGGATCTGGGCATATCCCAGAAGGAGATCGAAAAGAATCTCCTGTTCACGACCGACAAGGTCGGGAACACGATGTCCGTCGCGATGCGGCCCGAAGACGCGAAGAACTGGCTCGGCACCACGCCGCCCGACCTGTCGGTCGAGGAGCGGGCGCGCGGTCGCGACTGGCTGTACACGTATCTGCGCAGTTTCTATCGCGACGATACGCGGCCGACCGGATGGAACAACGCGGTGTTCGAGAACGTCGGCATGCCCCACGTATTGTGGCAACTGCAGGGGCAGCGCACCGCCAAATTCGAAGACAAGACGGACGAGGAGACGGGCGAGAAGGTTCACACGCTCGTCGGCTTCCAGCAGGTCACGCCGGGCACGTTATCGTCGCCCGACTACGATGCTGCGGTGGCCGACCTGGTGGCCTATATGACGTGGATGTCCGAGCCGGCCCAGCAGACCCGCAAACGCCTCGGCGTGTGGGTGCTGGTCTTTCTCGGTGTCCTGACTTTCCTGGCCTGGCGGCTCAATGCCGCGTACTGGAAAGATATCAAGTAA
- a CDS encoding phosphoribosyl-ATP diphosphatase: protein MTQSTEDTLLRLAAVIDSRKGGDPEQSYVSRLFHKGDDAVLKKIGEEATEVVLAAKDVRQGGAPTALVGEVADLWFHCLVMLSHFNLSPADVIAELERREGLSGIEEKALRKRREREENGG from the coding sequence ATGACGCAATCGACCGAAGACACGCTGCTGCGGCTCGCGGCGGTGATCGATAGCCGCAAGGGCGGCGACCCCGAGCAATCGTACGTATCGCGCCTGTTCCACAAGGGCGACGACGCGGTGCTGAAGAAGATCGGCGAAGAGGCGACCGAGGTCGTGCTGGCCGCGAAGGACGTGCGCCAGGGCGGCGCGCCGACGGCGCTGGTCGGCGAAGTCGCCGATCTTTGGTTCCACTGCCTCGTGATGCTGTCGCATTTCAACCTGAGCCCGGCCGACGTGATTGCCGAGCTCGAGCGCCGCGAAGGGCTGTCGGGGATCGAGGAAAAGGCGCTGCGCAAGCGTCGCGAGCGCGAGGAAAACGGCGGGTGA